TCGGCGCTGAGGCGCTCGTAGGCCTCGTCGTCGAGTCCGATCGTCTTCGTTCCCATGAGTTGTGTTTGTGCGCACAAGCACAAAATCGTTCGGTCGAGCTACCCCTTCAATCCTGTCCCGGTGAGCGCGACGACCGCGTCGTCGTCGGGTGCGACGACGCCCCTGTCGCGATACTCGGCGAGCGCCGCCGTCGCGGTCGCACAGGTCGGCTCGACGTGAAACCCCGCGCGAGCGAGACGCTCGTGTTCGCGCTCGGTCGCGTCGGGCCCGACCGCGAGTGCATCGCCGTCGGTCGCTTCGATAGCGTCGAGAATCTGGCTGGACCGGGCGGGTTCGCGGATCTGGATGCCGTCGGCGGCGTCGTTGGTCGGCGAGTCCATCGCGACCCCCTCGCCGTGTAGTTCGTCCGCGACCGGCGCGGCGCCGGTGGCCTGCACGCCGAGCAGTCGCGGCATGCCGTCGGTCCAGCCGGCGTCGCGGAGCGACCGGAAGCCGCGATAGGCGCCGAGAAAGAGAGTGCCGTGGCCCAGCGGCGTGACGACGGCGTCCGGGACGTCCCAGCCCCGTTGTGCGGCGAGTTCGAACGCGAACGTCGCCGTCCCGCGGAAGAAGGCGGGGTTCCAGGCGTGGCTGGCGTACCAGCCGCTCTCGCTGCTCGCTACTGCTTCGACGCAGGCGTCGGTCACGTCGCCCCGGGCGCCCTCGACGCGAACCACGTCGGCGCCCGTCCGCTCGATGGCCCGGAGCTTGCCGGGGTTGGCGTCGGCGGGAACGTAGATCTCGGCGTCGATACCCGCACGGGCGGCGTAGGTGGCGATCGCGAGCCCGGCGTTGCCCGATGAGTCTTCGAGGACGCGTTCGACGCCGAGTTCGACCGCTCGCGAGATCGTGAGGGCGGCGCCGCGGTCCTTGAAACTCCCCGTCGGAAAGATCGATTCGAGCTTGAACTGCGCGTCCCACTCGGGCGCGTCGACGACCGGCGTCCACCCTTCGCCCAGCGTGACCGCGCGTTCGGTATCGAGGAACGGATCGAACGCCCACAGCCCGCGGTCGCGGTCGAGGTGTGCCGGGGGGTGGTCGGTGTCCGGCAGCGGGGTGTCGGCGTAGTCGAACGCGCCCCCGCAGTCGCAGCGCCACGGAGCGTCGGCGTCGTCGGGGTAGGTGCGGCCGCAGTCGCCGCAGGTGAGCATAGCGGCCGTTCGGTCCGGCCCGACCAGTAGGTGACGGTCCCGCCCGGCGCCCTCGACCCAACGGCCGCTCGTTGGCCCCCGCGGACGGACCGTTCACTTTCACTCCGGCCGGCGGAGGTTCATGACGGACCCGTCCGTGGGTCCGGCGACATGGACGACCGCGTCAGACGACACGCCGAGATCCTCGTCGACCACTGTACAGATGTCTCCGCCGACGACAACGTGCTCGTCCGGGCCCCGACCGCCGCGGCGGACCTCGTGGAGGCGCTGTACGAGCGCCTCGGCGAGCGCGGTGCCCGCCCGACGACCGAGTGGCGCCACCGCCGTGCCGCCCGGGCCTATCGCCGGGCGCTCGACGCCGGAGACGTACGGACCGCCGACCACCGGCTGGCGGCGATGGCGGAGACCGACGTGGTCATCCTGATCAAGGGCGGGGAGAACGCCGCCGAGGGGAGCGACGTCGACCCCGAGAAGAGCGCCGCGGCGAGCCGCGCGAAACGGCCGATACTCGAGGAGCGCCTCGACACCCGCTGGGTGATCACCCAGCACCCGACGCCGGCCGACGCCCAGCGGGCCGAACTGTCCACGCGGGCGTGGGAGGAGTTCGTCTACGACGCCGTCGACTGCGACTGGGACGCCCAGCGGCGGTTTCAGGAGCGACTCGTCGACGTGTTGGAGCCCGCCGCGTCGGTCCGCGTCGTCTCGGGCGACGACACCGACCTCCGCCTCTCGGTCGACGGGATGGGGACGTTCAACGACGCCGGCGAGGACAACATGCCCGGCGGCGAAGTGGCGACCGTCCCGGTCGTCGACTCCGCCGACGGACGGATCGCCTTCGACCTGCCGGTCACCCGCAACGGCCGGGAGATCCGCGGCGCTCGGCTCACCTTCGAGGACGGCGAGGTCGTCGACCACGCCGCCGAGCGCAACGAGGCGGTCCTGACGGCCCTGCTGGAGACCGACGACGGCGCCCGCCGGCTCGGCGAACTCGGGATCGGGATGAACCGCGGTATCGACGAGTTCACGGACAACCTCCTGTTCGACGAGAAGATGGGCGACACCGTCCACGTCGCCCTAGGCGACGCGATGGCCGAGTGCGTCCCCGACGACCGCGAACTGAACGAGAGCGCCGTCCACGCGGACATGCTCGTCGACGTGAGCGAGCGCTCGCGGATCGAGGTGGACGGCGAGGTCGTCCAGGAGAACGGGACGTTCGTCTTCGAGTGAGCGAGCGGGCGCTCGTCGACGGCGGGAGTTATCGCTCGTCGATCGGGGGGTACGTCAGATCCTCGGGGCCGGTGTAGCGGGCCCGCGGGCGGATGAGGCGGTCGTGCCACCACCTTTTTCTTCGACGGGTTTCCTCGCTCACTCGGCTCACGGCTTCGCCGTTCGCATCGAGGTCTCCCTTCGGTCGACCTCGCCCCGTTCGCTGCGGGAACCCGCCTCGAAAAAAAGGGGGCGAAAAGCGGCCGCTCACTCCGTTCGCGGCCGTGCTATCGCTCGTCCAGCGGCGGGTACTCCAGATCCTCGGGACCGGTGTACCGCGCACGGGGACGGATCAGGCGGTTGTCCTCGACGTACTCGGCGGCGTGGGCGATCCAGCCGGCCGAGCGACTCATGGCGAAGATGGGGGTGTAGATGTCGACGGGGATACCCATCTGGTAGTACGTCGACGCCGAATAGAAGTCGACGTTCGGGGCCAGCCCCTTCTCGTCGGCCATGAACTGCTCGATCTTCGTGGAGTACTCGTACCACTTGGGGGTGCCGGCGGCCTCGCCGAGCTCCTGGGAGCGCTCGCCGAGGATCTTCGCGCGGGGGTCCTTGACGTTGTAGACGCGGTGACCGAACCCGGAGACGCGGCGGCCCTCCTCCAGGGCCTTCTCCGCCCAGCCGACGGGGTCGCGGTCGCTCTCGTCGACCTCCTCGAGCATCTCCATCACGTCCTGGTTGGCGCCGCCGTGGAGCGGGCCCTTCAGCGTGCCGATGGCCGAGGTGACGGAGCTGTGCAGGTCCGAGAGCGTCGAGGCCGTGGTGATGGCGGAGAACGTCGAGGCGTTGAACCCGTGGTCGGCGTGCAGAACGAGCGCCATGTCGAACGTCTCGGCAAGCACCTCGTCGGGCTCCTCGCCGTTGAGCATGTAGAGGAAGTTCGCGGCGTGGGAGAGGTCCTCGCGGGGTTCGACGGGGTCGTCGCCGTCGCGCATCCGCGTGAACGCCGCGAGGATCGTGGGGATCTTGGCGGTGATGCGCCGCCCCTTGCGGAGCGTCGCCTCGCGGTCGGTGGCGGGCTCGTCGGCGTCGGGGTCGTACGCCGAGAGCATCGAGACCGCCGTCCGGAGCGCGGCCATCGGGTTCTCGTCGGCGGCGGCGAGCTGGCCGACCGTTTCGAGCACGTCCTCGTCGACCGAGCGCTCGGCGACCATCGAGTCGGTGAAGGCGTCGAGGCGGTCGGCGTCGGGCAACTCGCCGTGCCAGAGCAGGTGGATGACTTCCTCGTAGCTCGCGTGTCTGGCGAGGTCCTCGATCGCGTAGCCGCGGTAGATGAGTCGCCCCTCGTCGCCGTCGATCTTGCTGAGATCGGACTCGGCGACGAGCACGCCCTCGAGGCCCTTCCGTAGCTCGTCGGTCATACCCCATTCGTTCGCCTGGACCGGCCAAAAGGGTTACCGTTCGACGGTGGACGCGTACGGAATCACCGAACACCTTTCTGGACGAACGTCTACACACCCGACGGCGACACCTTCCCGGGATCGTCGCCCTCCGCACCGCAGCCCCCGACGTATCGGCGATCCAGTCGTCGATACACAGTTCGTCGATCGTCGTTCTCGTATCGTTCGATCCCGGCGATGTTCGATTCTCGCGAACGTCGGTGCCCCGCGCCGGACGGGGCGTTCGGACGGGCGGCGGGAGTGATTCGAGAGGCGGTCACGTGCAGCTGTTCGGGAGATAGCGGGCACGACGGACCGTTTCGCGGGAGCGGCGACCGCGGTCACAGCCGCCGGGAGAGGCGGACGGCGCGGCCCAGCGTCAGGAGAAATGCGACGAGGCCGGCGGTCGACAGCGCGAGGACGAACCCGAGCCCGACGTACAGCGCGGGCGAGCGCCGCGACCCCGGGAGGAGGACGAACAGGACGAACGCCGCGAGCGCGAGCGCGAGGCCGGCCGCGAGACCCCACTTGGCGTTACGGCGGACGCGGAGCGCGGCGACGAAGGCGGCTCTGCCGCTGTCGGCGTCGGCGGCTTCGGGGACGGGGGCCGACTCGCCGCCGTCCCGTCGCTCGCTGGCCATATCCGTAGTTGGGCCACGACCGGCAAAGTCGCGTCGATCGACGGCCGTCGAGGCGGGGCGCGAGCGGAGGGCGCCGCCGGTCCCGACGGCCGGGAGACACCGAACCGCTAAAGAACGGGCGGTCCCGCAGTGTTGGTAATGACGACGCTCGGTACGGCCCAGGCGGCCCCCGGCGAGATGGACACGGGGCGCCTGTCGGTCGGCGAGACGCGCGACGGGACCGAGGTGGGGCTCCCGGTCGCGGTCATCAACGGCGCCGACGACGGCGACACCCTCTACATGCAGGCGGCCAGCGACGGCGACGAACTCAACGGCGTCGGCGTCCTCCAGCGGGTCGTCCCGCAGCTCGACCCCGCCGAGCTGTCGGGGACGATCCTCGTCGTCGGCATCGTCAACTACCACGCCTTCCAGGTGGCCGAACACCGCAACCCCATCGACGACACCAAGACCAACCGCGCCTACCCCGGCGACGAGACGGGCACCTCCACCGAACGCATCGCCGCCGCGACGTTCGGCGCCGCCCGCCGCGCCGACCTGATCCTCGACCTCCATCAGGGGTCGACCTCCCGGATGATCGACGAGTGTCGCGTCCGCTGTGGCAAACGCCACCGCCTCCACGACGCCTGCCTCGAACTCGCGAAGGTCTTCGACTGCGGCTACGTCTTAGACCAGAAGGGCCCCGACGGCCAGCTCGCCCGCGCCGCCCCCGACGAGGGCATCCCCACCATCGACCCCGAGTTAGGGGGGTGTGTCGGCTGGGACGAGCAGTCCATCCGGGCCGGCGTCGAGGGCGTGTTCAACGTCCTCTCCTATTACGGATTCGCCGACGGAACCGTCGACACGAGCCCGCAGACCCGCGCCAGCGGCTTCGAGCAGTACGGCGCCCCCGCCGGCGGCCTCGTCTCGCTGAAACCCGACCTGGGCCAGCGCGTCGCCCGGGGCGACACCCTCTTCGAGGTCACCGACCCCTTCGGCGGCGTCAAGGAGACCGTCACCGCCGACTCCTCGGGCGTCTTCTGGCGCGCCCGCCGGCTCCCCCAGGTCGCCACCGGCGAGTACGTCTGCTCGGTCGGGACGGACGTGGATTCGTACTGAACGGCGGGGAGCCGATCAGCTGAACGGGTCGTCCGCCGTCGTAAGTCTCGTCACGCCGTCGAACCTGTCGAAGTCGTCGTCGAAGCTGTAGATGTATTCGGTATCGGTCCGCCGCATGTGCGCCACCAGAACTGCATCAGTGATCTCCAACCCCGCCTTTCGACGAAACAGGGCGCGTCCCCGCTCGAAGTCCTCCTGTGCCACCTGCCGGATCTGGAACCCCCGGCTCTCGGTCAGAACGTCCAACGTCTCGACGGCGCGGTCGTGGCCGCCGAGCTTCGTAATCGGGTTCAGGATCTCCGGAACGGAGTAGTTCGTCACGACGCCGCGAGGAAGGTCTCCGTGGTCGATCGCTTCCACGATCGGCGTCGCTCGGTCGTGGTACTGGTCACGGCTGTTCCGATACGCCAAAATGACGTTCGAATCGACTATCGCGTCGGCCATCAGGACCAGTCGTACCTCTCTGTCACTTCGACAGCGTCCGTCTCACCCATGTCGACCGGCTCGACATCGTCGGTGACGCCATACCGCTCGCGAACGATCTCGGCGACCAATCGCCCCTCGTCGTCCACGTTCCACTTGAGTTGATCACCGGGCTCTAAGTCGAGGTCCTCTCGGACAGAAGCAGGGATCGTGACGGCGTAGCTTCGATTGACTGTCGTCTCGTCTTCCGCGGCCATACCAATACGTACCGCTCCCTGCCCGAAAACAATTTCCCAGGCAATTGGAGTGTCCCGGGCGTTCAGCTACCGGTCGTTAGTTCCCGTTCGCTCCCACCGCTCGACGGCGAAGTTCTCGTACTCCTCGCGCTCGACGAGTCGCCAGTCGTCCTCGCTCCACTCGGGGTAGTAACTGTCGCCCTCGTACTCGCCGGGAACCCGTGTCAGGACCATCCCGTCGAGATGGGGCTGGAAGAGCGCGTAGATGCCGGCGCCGCCGAGGACGTAGGCGCGGTCGGCGTCCAGCGACTCGGCGATTTCGGCCGCGTCGTCGACGCTCTCGGCGTGGTAAGCGTTCTCGCGGTCGTAGGCCCGTTCCGTCCGGCTGAGGACGACGTACGCCGAGCCGGGCGGGTCGTCGAACATCTCGTAGGTGCGCCGCCCGTAGACGGTGGGGTAGTCGGCGACGCGCTCGCGGTACTGCCGCTTGTCCTCCGGGAGGTGCCAGGGCACCTCGTCGTCGTCGCCGATGACGCCGTTGTCGGCGACCGCGGCGACGGAGATCAGCTGCATACACCCGCTTCGGACGGGAACGGCTTAATCGCCCGCCTCCGCGTCGCCGGCGCCGTCGCCGCTCGCGCTCCCGCGTTCGTCCATCATCGCGGCGGCTTTCTCCGCCCACCCGCCGTACGCGAACCCCCAGGCGACGACGGCGAGCGCCCAGAACTGCTGGAGCGCGATGGCGGCGTAGATGCCGATCACGCCCCAGCCGAGGAGCACGCTCGTCAGGTAGCCGAAGCCGAGGAGGAAGCCGAACATCCCCGTCGTTCGCGCGATAAAGGGCGTACGGGTGTCGCTGCCGCCCTGAAGCGACCCCGAGATAGCGAGGTAGGCGCCGATAGCGGGGGCGGCGACGGCGTAGGCCCGACAGAAGCCGACGGCGTACTCGGCGGTGGAGGGGTCGCTCGTGAACAGCGAGACGAACCAGTCGGCGCCGAAGAAGAGCGCGACGGCGATGGCGCCCATCGTGAGGACGGCGAGGACGGTCGTCGCCCACCCCTGGAAGCGCGCGGCGGCCACGTCGCCGTCGCCCAGCGACTGCCCGACGACGACGCTGGCGGCGGTGTGGTAGGCCCGCCCCAGCGGCGAGGTGACCTGCTGGTACATCCGCCGGCCGATCTGGTAGGCGGCGTTGACGTCCGTCCCGAAGGTAAGGAGGAGGGCGTTGAACGGGAACTCCGCCAGCGTCGTCACCAGTCCCTCGCCGATCCGGGGGGCGCTGACCGTCAACAGCTGCTTGGCGATGACCAGATCCCGCGGGCGGGCGAACGACGCCTCCGTCCGGGAACTCCAGATCGCGACGGAGAGCGCGCCGGCGGTGACGGTGTTGCCGACGGCAGTCGCGATCCCGACGCCGACGATGGCGAGTCTGGGCGCGCCGAAGAGTCCGAGACCGAGCACGAGCGACCCGACGATGTTGAGCAGCGAGGAGGTCACGTCGACGTACATCGGCGTCCGGGTGTCGCCGGTGCCCTGCAGCGCCCGCGCCGCGACCAGCGCGACGTGTCTCGCGGGCGCGCTCGCGAAGACGATCGCGAGATAGGTCCCGCCCATCTCGGCCACGTCCGCCGGGGCCCCCAGCAGGGCGATGGCCGCCTCGCCGAAGAGGAACCCGAACGCGACGAAGGGGATGCCCGAAAGCAGCCCCAGCAGGACGGCCTGGGTGACCGCCTGGTCGCGGTTCTCGACGGCCGCGCTCCCGGTGTCCTGGCTGGACAGCGCGATGGCGCCGCTGCCGAGACCGAGGCCGATCCGCAGCGGGAAGCGGGCGTACAGGTCCGCGAGGCCGACCGCGGCGACCGCCGCCGGCGAAAAGAGCCCGGTGACGACCACGTCGGTCGTCCGCATGAGCGTGCGGAAGACGTGCTGGATCATCATCGGCCACGACAGCGAGAGCACTCGCCGCCAGACACCGAGTCCGCGCTCGCGCACGCTCGCCGCCGACATTGCCCGTGCTGGGGACCCGCTCCGATTGAAGGTGTCGATGGCCGACGCGTCCCGGTCGAGACGAGAGCGGCCGTCCGCTGTCCGCCGGTTTCACGTTCACTCCGCGTGGCTCGCCGTCAAGTACACGCCCGCGGTAGTCGTCGGTGTCACACGCGTCCTCCCCTTACATCTAACTCCCGTCGAGCGGTAGCGGTGGTATGATCGAACTCGCGGACGTGCTCGACGCGCGCGAACGGGTGGCCGCGACGGCGCGGCACACGCCGCTGGACTACTCGCACACGTTCTCGTCGATGACCGGCGCCGACGTACACCTGAAACTGGAGACGTTCCAGCGGACGGGGTCGTTCAAGATCCGCGGCGCCACCAACAAGATCGCGACGCTGTCCGACGAGGAGCAGGCGTCGGGGGTCGTCACGGCCTCCGCCGGCAACCACGCCCAGGGCGTCGCCCTCGCCGCGACGCGGATCGGCGTCGACTCGAAGATCGTCATGCCCGAGCACGCCCCGGTCTCGAAGGTCGAGGCCACCCGCAGCTACGGCGCGGAGGTCGTCCTCCACGGCGCCGACTACGACGAGGCCGCCGAGAAGGCCCACGAGATCGAGCGCGCGGAGGACCGGGTCTACGTCCACGCCTTCGACGACCCCATGGTGATGGCCGGCCAGGGCACCATCGGCCTCGAAGTCCTCGAAGAGCTCCCGGAGGTCGAGACCCTCGTGGTCCCCATCGGCGGCGGCGGACTCATCAGCGGCATCGCGACCGCCGTGAAGGCGAAGAGTCCGGACACCCGCGTCGTCGGCGTCCAGGCGGAGGGCGCCTCCAGCGTCGCCGATTCCCTGCAGAAAGGGGAGATCGTCGAACGCGAGAGCGTCGACACCATCGCCGACGGCATCGCTACTCGCAAGGTCGGCACGGAGACCTTCGAGGTGATCCGCGAGCGCGTCGACGAGGTCGTCACCGTCACCGACGCCGAGACCGCCGTCGCGCTGACGACGCTGCTGGAGCGGGGCAAGACGCTCGTCGAGGGCGCCGGCGCGGTGCCGCTCGCGGCCCTGCTGGAGAGGAAGTTCGACTACGCCGACGACGAGGTGGTCGTCCCCTGTTGCTGCGGCGGGAACATCGACCTGAACGTCCTCACCACCGTGATCATGCGCGGGCTGGTCGAGACGGGGCGGTACCTGCGGATCCGCACGACGCTCAAGGACCGACCCGGGGAACTGGAGCGACTGGTCGAGGTCATCAGCGACGCCCGCGCGAACATCCACGCCATCGAGCACGACCGCGCCGGCAAGGACGTGGCCATGAACGCCGCCGAGGTGGAGCTGGACCTGGAGACGAAGGGACCGGACCACGCCGAGAAACTGCTGGCGGCGCTGCGCGCGGAGGGGTACGAGGTCGACGTGCTCGTGTGAGCGGTCCGGGCCGTGGAGCGCGGGTTGGGGCGTCGGCGCCGCTACCGGGTTCGGAACCGCGGCGGCTCGGAGTCCCGTGTCGTCACAAGGGGCTCG
The window above is part of the Halosimplex rubrum genome. Proteins encoded here:
- a CDS encoding threonine synthase, which encodes MLTCGDCGRTYPDDADAPWRCDCGGAFDYADTPLPDTDHPPAHLDRDRGLWAFDPFLDTERAVTLGEGWTPVVDAPEWDAQFKLESIFPTGSFKDRGAALTISRAVELGVERVLEDSSGNAGLAIATYAARAGIDAEIYVPADANPGKLRAIERTGADVVRVEGARGDVTDACVEAVASSESGWYASHAWNPAFFRGTATFAFELAAQRGWDVPDAVVTPLGHGTLFLGAYRGFRSLRDAGWTDGMPRLLGVQATGAAPVADELHGEGVAMDSPTNDAADGIQIREPARSSQILDAIEATDGDALAVGPDATEREHERLARAGFHVEPTCATATAALAEYRDRGVVAPDDDAVVALTGTGLKG
- a CDS encoding aminopeptidase: MDDRVRRHAEILVDHCTDVSADDNVLVRAPTAAADLVEALYERLGERGARPTTEWRHRRAARAYRRALDAGDVRTADHRLAAMAETDVVILIKGGENAAEGSDVDPEKSAAASRAKRPILEERLDTRWVITQHPTPADAQRAELSTRAWEEFVYDAVDCDWDAQRRFQERLVDVLEPAASVRVVSGDDTDLRLSVDGMGTFNDAGEDNMPGGEVATVPVVDSADGRIAFDLPVTRNGREIRGARLTFEDGEVVDHAAERNEAVLTALLETDDGARRLGELGIGMNRGIDEFTDNLLFDEKMGDTVHVALGDAMAECVPDDRELNESAVHADMLVDVSERSRIEVDGEVVQENGTFVFE
- the citZ gene encoding citrate synthase is translated as MTDELRKGLEGVLVAESDLSKIDGDEGRLIYRGYAIEDLARHASYEEVIHLLWHGELPDADRLDAFTDSMVAERSVDEDVLETVGQLAAADENPMAALRTAVSMLSAYDPDADEPATDREATLRKGRRITAKIPTILAAFTRMRDGDDPVEPREDLSHAANFLYMLNGEEPDEVLAETFDMALVLHADHGFNASTFSAITTASTLSDLHSSVTSAIGTLKGPLHGGANQDVMEMLEEVDESDRDPVGWAEKALEEGRRVSGFGHRVYNVKDPRAKILGERSQELGEAAGTPKWYEYSTKIEQFMADEKGLAPNVDFYSASTYYQMGIPVDIYTPIFAMSRSAGWIAHAAEYVEDNRLIRPRARYTGPEDLEYPPLDER
- a CDS encoding DUF7536 family protein; translation: MASERRDGGESAPVPEAADADSGRAAFVAALRVRRNAKWGLAAGLALALAAFVLFVLLPGSRRSPALYVGLGFVLALSTAGLVAFLLTLGRAVRLSRRL
- a CDS encoding succinylglutamate desuccinylase/aspartoacylase family protein, whose amino-acid sequence is MTTLGTAQAAPGEMDTGRLSVGETRDGTEVGLPVAVINGADDGDTLYMQAASDGDELNGVGVLQRVVPQLDPAELSGTILVVGIVNYHAFQVAEHRNPIDDTKTNRAYPGDETGTSTERIAAATFGAARRADLILDLHQGSTSRMIDECRVRCGKRHRLHDACLELAKVFDCGYVLDQKGPDGQLARAAPDEGIPTIDPELGGCVGWDEQSIRAGVEGVFNVLSYYGFADGTVDTSPQTRASGFEQYGAPAGGLVSLKPDLGQRVARGDTLFEVTDPFGGVKETVTADSSGVFWRARRLPQVATGEYVCSVGTDVDSY
- a CDS encoding type II toxin-antitoxin system VapC family toxin codes for the protein MADAIVDSNVILAYRNSRDQYHDRATPIVEAIDHGDLPRGVVTNYSVPEILNPITKLGGHDRAVETLDVLTESRGFQIRQVAQEDFERGRALFRRKAGLEITDAVLVAHMRRTDTEYIYSFDDDFDRFDGVTRLTTADDPFS
- a CDS encoding AbrB/MazE/SpoVT family DNA-binding domain-containing protein: MAAEDETTVNRSYAVTIPASVREDLDLEPGDQLKWNVDDEGRLVAEIVRERYGVTDDVEPVDMGETDAVEVTERYDWS
- a CDS encoding dihydrofolate reductase — protein: MQLISVAAVADNGVIGDDDEVPWHLPEDKRQYRERVADYPTVYGRRTYEMFDDPPGSAYVVLSRTERAYDRENAYHAESVDDAAEIAESLDADRAYVLGGAGIYALFQPHLDGMVLTRVPGEYEGDSYYPEWSEDDWRLVEREEYENFAVERWERTGTNDR
- a CDS encoding MATE family efflux transporter, whose protein sequence is MSAASVRERGLGVWRRVLSLSWPMMIQHVFRTLMRTTDVVVTGLFSPAAVAAVGLADLYARFPLRIGLGLGSGAIALSSQDTGSAAVENRDQAVTQAVLLGLLSGIPFVAFGFLFGEAAIALLGAPADVAEMGGTYLAIVFASAPARHVALVAARALQGTGDTRTPMYVDVTSSLLNIVGSLVLGLGLFGAPRLAIVGVGIATAVGNTVTAGALSVAIWSSRTEASFARPRDLVIAKQLLTVSAPRIGEGLVTTLAEFPFNALLLTFGTDVNAAYQIGRRMYQQVTSPLGRAYHTAASVVVGQSLGDGDVAAARFQGWATTVLAVLTMGAIAVALFFGADWFVSLFTSDPSTAEYAVGFCRAYAVAAPAIGAYLAISGSLQGGSDTRTPFIARTTGMFGFLLGFGYLTSVLLGWGVIGIYAAIALQQFWALAVVAWGFAYGGWAEKAAAMMDERGSASGDGAGDAEAGD
- the ilvA gene encoding threonine ammonia-lyase, producing the protein MIELADVLDARERVAATARHTPLDYSHTFSSMTGADVHLKLETFQRTGSFKIRGATNKIATLSDEEQASGVVTASAGNHAQGVALAATRIGVDSKIVMPEHAPVSKVEATRSYGAEVVLHGADYDEAAEKAHEIERAEDRVYVHAFDDPMVMAGQGTIGLEVLEELPEVETLVVPIGGGGLISGIATAVKAKSPDTRVVGVQAEGASSVADSLQKGEIVERESVDTIADGIATRKVGTETFEVIRERVDEVVTVTDAETAVALTTLLERGKTLVEGAGAVPLAALLERKFDYADDEVVVPCCCGGNIDLNVLTTVIMRGLVETGRYLRIRTTLKDRPGELERLVEVISDARANIHAIEHDRAGKDVAMNAAEVELDLETKGPDHAEKLLAALRAEGYEVDVLV